The following proteins come from a genomic window of Mycobacterium sp. DL:
- the glmS gene encoding glutamine--fructose-6-phosphate transaminase (isomerizing), with product MCGIIACRTHAPAVDYLLAALRRLEYRGYDSVGVAVRTDCGGVARLRTVGRIGSLDQLVGGWSGPTLDGLGIGHTRWATHGSVTEANAHPHIDCTGRIALVHNGIIENAEQIRQSLEAAGHQFASSVDSEVLCHLIEDQRKVTGDLLAATEAALAEVVGSWAIAVIEEGTGRLVVAANRSPLLVAHTSHGDFATSDIAAIAEWVDEFRVLQDGDVLELNGVGEHRSLGDHAAAPVMARCAWRGVDTDLNGYVDYMAKEIDEQPAAAARVLDDIGGKVVNATLWTECGLPPFERLQILGCGTSLNAGYVIANLARRLGGVAVTLTVASEAADEIVEPGTLCLAISQSGETADVLRALEGRRSDGPVLALTNNPYSTLARRADAFISCAAGPEIGVAATKTFVCQVIAGAALTMSALVATKRLSAIDASELMGELNQLPEQLSAAGTAARCLVPPIAEELAEASGFLFIARGSGLPYAAEGALKLKELTYRWAEHYPAGELKHGPLALVAEGTPVIVIDNGDPKLAANVAEVSARGGRIVGIGPSGSAIPLRRRSIGPWGPVDSVIPTQILARTLALARGNDVDKPRNLAKSVTVE from the coding sequence ATGTGCGGAATCATCGCGTGCCGAACCCATGCACCCGCGGTCGACTACTTGCTCGCCGCGCTACGGCGGCTCGAATACCGCGGCTACGACTCGGTCGGAGTGGCGGTTCGCACGGACTGTGGTGGTGTCGCGCGCCTCCGCACGGTTGGACGTATCGGTTCACTCGATCAACTGGTCGGCGGTTGGTCTGGACCGACGCTCGACGGGTTGGGAATCGGACACACCAGGTGGGCCACCCACGGTTCGGTCACCGAAGCCAATGCGCATCCGCACATCGATTGCACCGGTCGGATTGCACTGGTGCACAACGGAATAATCGAGAACGCTGAGCAGATACGGCAGTCGTTGGAAGCTGCGGGGCATCAGTTCGCCTCATCCGTCGACAGTGAGGTGCTGTGTCACCTGATCGAAGATCAGCGGAAAGTCACCGGAGATCTCCTCGCCGCGACAGAGGCCGCGCTCGCCGAAGTCGTCGGCTCCTGGGCGATAGCGGTTATCGAAGAGGGCACCGGCCGCTTGGTCGTCGCTGCCAACCGCTCGCCGCTGCTCGTCGCGCACACCAGCCATGGCGATTTCGCGACGAGCGACATCGCTGCCATCGCCGAATGGGTAGATGAGTTCCGGGTGCTTCAGGACGGTGATGTGTTGGAGCTCAACGGTGTCGGCGAACACCGCAGTCTCGGCGATCACGCAGCTGCCCCCGTGATGGCCAGGTGCGCCTGGCGTGGCGTCGACACCGATCTCAACGGCTATGTCGACTATATGGCCAAGGAGATCGACGAACAGCCGGCTGCCGCTGCACGAGTCCTGGACGATATCGGCGGCAAGGTGGTAAACGCTACGCTGTGGACGGAGTGCGGCCTTCCGCCGTTCGAACGGCTTCAGATCCTGGGTTGCGGCACATCCCTGAACGCGGGGTATGTGATCGCCAATCTTGCTCGACGCCTCGGCGGTGTGGCTGTCACGCTCACGGTGGCGAGCGAGGCCGCAGATGAGATCGTTGAGCCTGGCACGTTGTGTCTGGCGATCAGCCAGTCCGGTGAAACCGCAGACGTGTTGCGAGCTCTCGAGGGCCGGCGCAGCGACGGTCCGGTGCTTGCGCTCACCAACAACCCGTACTCGACCCTGGCACGTCGTGCCGATGCGTTTATCAGCTGTGCCGCTGGTCCGGAGATTGGCGTCGCGGCGACCAAGACGTTCGTATGTCAGGTCATCGCCGGCGCAGCGCTCACGATGTCGGCCCTCGTGGCGACCAAACGATTGTCCGCGATCGATGCCTCGGAATTGATGGGCGAGCTGAATCAGCTGCCGGAGCAGCTCAGCGCCGCCGGTACGGCCGCGAGGTGTCTGGTGCCACCGATCGCCGAGGAGTTGGCCGAAGCTAGCGGCTTCTTGTTCATCGCGCGCGGATCGGGTCTGCCCTACGCGGCGGAAGGTGCGCTCAAGCTGAAGGAACTGACGTATCGGTGGGCCGAGCACTACCCCGCGGGTGAACTCAAGCACGGACCACTTGCGTTGGTCGCAGAGGGAACTCCGGTGATCGTCATCGACAACGGTGACCCCAAGCTCGCCGCGAACGTCGCAGAAGTTTCCGCCAGGGGCGG
- a CDS encoding glutamate-1-semialdehyde 2,1-aminomutase, producing the protein MVHDTSVQLSPTVRSFTRSGQLQARLHRAVPGGAHTYARGADQYPVDMAPVLVRGDGARVWDADGNEYVEYGMGLRSVVLGHGYRPVVDAVCAAIAEGVNFTRPTELELHAAEDFLELVPGADMVKFAKNGSDATTAAIRLARAATGRDKVAICHHPFFSTDDWFMGTTEMSAGIPASATEQALRFHYNDLASLRSLFAGHPGSIAAVILEAATAMAEPEPGFLEGVRELCDRHGAVLVFDEIITGFRWSVHGAQTLYGVAPDLSCWGKAIGNGFPISALAGRRELMELGGLNTDRDRVFLLSTTHGAESTGLAAFRAVVAAYREFDPIAAMEEAGRQLATGVNDAARALGIDDFFEVTGRPSCLIYITRDADGQPSQSFRTLFIQEMLRGGVLGQSFVTSAAHTPADIDQTIDSVTRALHVYRRALDARSVDGLLEGAPVAPAIRRSAHPRRLQPR; encoded by the coding sequence ATGGTTCACGACACGTCGGTGCAGCTGAGTCCGACCGTGCGCTCCTTCACGCGCTCGGGCCAGCTTCAGGCTCGTCTGCACCGGGCGGTGCCGGGCGGCGCGCACACCTACGCCAGGGGAGCTGACCAGTACCCGGTCGACATGGCCCCGGTTCTGGTCCGCGGTGATGGCGCACGGGTGTGGGATGCCGACGGCAACGAGTACGTCGAGTACGGCATGGGTCTGCGATCCGTGGTGCTCGGGCACGGATACCGCCCGGTGGTGGACGCGGTCTGCGCGGCGATCGCCGAGGGCGTCAACTTCACCCGCCCGACGGAGTTGGAACTCCATGCGGCCGAGGACTTTCTCGAACTCGTGCCGGGAGCCGACATGGTCAAGTTCGCCAAGAACGGTTCGGATGCGACGACGGCGGCGATTCGACTGGCACGCGCAGCGACGGGCCGAGACAAGGTCGCCATCTGCCACCACCCGTTCTTCTCGACCGACGACTGGTTCATGGGGACCACCGAGATGTCCGCCGGCATTCCGGCGTCGGCGACCGAGCAGGCGCTGCGGTTTCACTACAACGACCTGGCGTCTCTTCGCTCGCTGTTCGCCGGGCATCCGGGGTCGATCGCTGCGGTGATCCTCGAGGCGGCCACCGCGATGGCCGAGCCGGAACCCGGGTTCCTCGAGGGCGTTCGGGAGCTGTGCGACCGCCACGGCGCGGTGTTGGTCTTCGACGAGATCATCACCGGATTCCGATGGTCGGTCCACGGCGCGCAGACGCTCTACGGCGTCGCCCCCGACCTGTCGTGCTGGGGCAAGGCCATCGGCAACGGCTTTCCGATCTCGGCGCTCGCCGGACGACGGGAACTGATGGAGCTGGGTGGTCTGAACACCGACCGGGACCGGGTGTTCCTGCTGTCGACCACCCACGGTGCCGAATCGACGGGTCTGGCGGCCTTCCGCGCCGTGGTGGCCGCCTACCGGGAATTCGACCCCATCGCTGCGATGGAGGAAGCCGGCCGACAGCTCGCCACCGGGGTGAACGACGCGGCCCGGGCACTCGGGATCGACGACTTCTTCGAGGTGACGGGCCGGCCCTCATGCCTGATCTACATCACGCGCGACGCCGACGGCCAGCCGTCACAGTCGTTCCGGACGTTGTTCATCCAGGAGATGCTGAGGGGCGGCGTCCTCGGACAGTCCTTCGTCACCTCGGCGGCGCACACGCCGGCCGACATCGACCAGACCATCGACTCCGTGACCCGGGCGCTGCACGTCTACCGCCGGGCGCTCGACGCACGCTCCGTCGACGGGCTTCTCGAGGGCGCGCCGGTGGCCCCGGCGATCAGGCGGTCGGCTCACCCACGCCGGCTGCAGCCACGGTAG